DNA from Toxoplasma gondii ME49 chromosome X, whole genome shotgun sequence:
GTGTTGCTTTCCCTCCTCCTCACACGGCAGCGGACTTTAGTCCGGATGAACTACATTTCTGCTTCCAGTGAAGAATCGAGTAGGTGCAAACGGTACAAGGTTTAATTGTGTCCATCCGTGCACCTAAGTTCATCCTCCGGTACACCGGCCGCGTGGCAGTTGCCCTTGTGGGTACTACGATCCACAGATTTCCCCTTGGTTTCGCACGTATAAAATGCCGTGCAAGTGTGGGATGCGATTGTCGCATGCGTGACTCCTCAAGGTTTGGGAGGACTGTATTTTCTCGTATTTTCAATGTCATCGCACACTTCGAAAATatgtcgtttttttcgcttctgcatcttcacTCCCACCAAAGCGTAGAGAATGCGACGCCATCGACATCGCCAGTCGCGGAGCCTAATGCGAACGCCAAGGATCATCCGCCACGCGCGGGTGACACTGGATATCTGTTGCCCAAGCCAGACTCCGGAAAGTCTTCGTCGACGCACAGTGGTTGGTGTCTCTCACCACATCGAGATGCCCGAGATCACATTTTCTCCCATTCGTGCATCTCTTCAGCTGCGTCGGTGAAAATTCCTCGGCGGACGAAATCTACCAACCCCGTGGATCCCAACTCCAACCCATCGCCCTCGACTCCACCACGTACGAGTACCGTCACTTCTCTGTTGGTTGTGGATAGGCCTTATAAGATCTTCCGATATTCTCAACTAATACCCCATCGACTAAAGTTTGAGTTATGAACTGCTGACGAACTAACGAGGTATTCGCATCTTTGTATTTACGAACCCAGGAGCAGATACCGTGTTGTGCGTCCTTGCTCAATCCCAGTTATGCCGGTTGAAATATTTTGGAACTCGCCTAATTCTGAGGCACACACGGGCAAGCTGCTACTTGCAGCACCCCAGGTATTCCGTGTTGCAAACATTCGAGCAGGTGATCATACGTGTAACACCCATTTATGCAAACTGTAGCAACTCCAGAACTGAACGCGGCGTatgcttttctttttttacAGCCGAAGGTCTTTGCGCGAAGCGCAGTCATAGCGAAGGAGGTAGCGCAGCAGCTCGGTCGAAGGCACACGGATGGGGCCACCGAGAAAGGCACGCAAGTCGCAGGCACACGACCCAGCACCTGAATCCGGTGAAAGCCGGACAGCCGGGTGCGTATGGCGCTGACGGGGGCACACACGAGAAGaacatgagagagaagggcgaGGAAAGTGCTCCACAGTGCCGGTCGTCGAGGTGGCACCTTGGCGAGTCTCAGAGAGAGCACAGTCTCGCCTCTGTATTCCATTCCGTGATGGTTGCAATGAAGTCTCTGCCGGCGACGTTTCAGCGCGAGTGGAGCCTGGTGCGTAAAATCTACCGGCAAAGTGGGCGAGTGAAGCACGCGCAGAGACTGGAGCGGGCGCGGGAGGCAAAGCTCCAGAAATTCGGACTCTCTCGAAGAGCCAGTTCCAGAAAGCCGCTGCCCTCGCTTGTATCCATGCAGCAGGTGGTCCCGACGGCGGAATGTGCGAGCGCGCTGATCAAAGAGGTCCGTCGCAACTTGGAGAAGAGTATGCGGGATTTCCAGCATGCTTCGCCAGCCCTGAGTTTCCGCAGAGAGCGTCTTTTCCCTCCAGGACGCGAATTCGTCGTGCGGAGTCTCGCGCGAAACCCGCCGTTTACCACTATGGCGCTGGTCGCGGGGCGTCTGCTCGGGGGAGGTTCGGAGGCAATGGTTTTCGCGGCTGAAGAGATCGAGTTGCCGGAGAAGCGTGACGTGTTTATAGGCGCAGACGACGCGTCCAGGGAGACGTCCGGCGAATATCTGCCCCGGCTATTGGCGATAAAGATCTACCTGTGCGAGGCGAACTTGCTCGACCAGCCAGTCAAAGCAgcggaggaggcagaagctgTGGAGTGGCTCCAGATGGCATTCTGGCGTCTCGTTCCGTCTTGCGTGGACGTTCTGCTTTCGCGTCAGCTGGGAGTGGCCGCGCCTTCCTGGGTAGGTGCTGTGGAGGGGATGCCCCTAGTCATCTCTGGAGACTCGCACTTCGCAATTTTAAATCGCATCTCCGCAATGCCGATGATGCTTGGCGACTTGCTGGCCGTTTCTCCTACAGCGCTACGAGTGGCGGACCGAATCTACTTGATTCTGCGACTGATCCAGGTGGTCGCGAATCTGCACTGTCTCGGAGTCCTTCACAACGACCTCAAGCTCGAGAATTTGCTCATCGGTTTGGACGGCCAGCTATACGTCGGAGACTTAGGCGCCATCCTGCCTAATTCTGGGCGACCGACCAAGTTTCAGCGAATCGGAACGGATGTGTACCTCGACCCCCAGAGTGCGGCGGATTTTTTGAGGGACGACGAAGATTTTTCCGTCGTTTATTCTCCGCTTCGCGATGCGTGGGCAGCGGGCATCGTTTGCTACTACATCTGGTGCAGTGGTGCACTACCGTACAATCTAAATCAGGTATATAATCGCTCTGTGGAGGGAAAACAGATGTTCGAGTTTATTGCCGATTTGCCGACTTCGGGGCAGAAGCTCCTTTTTACATGCGGTCCAAGCGAAAAGAGTCCGGAAGCGAATGAAGTCCGT
Protein-coding regions in this window:
- the ROP30 gene encoding rhoptry kinase family protein ROP30 (encoded by transcript TGME49_227010~Gene product name based on ToxoDB Community Expert Annotation.); translated protein: MRDSSRFGRTVFSRIFNVIAHFENMSFFSLLHLHSHQSVENATPSTSPVAEPNANAKDHPPRAGDTGYLLPKPDSGKSSSTHSGWCLSPHRDARDHIFSHSCISSAASVKIPRRTKSTNPVDPNSNPSPSTPPPEGLCAKRSHSEGGSAAARSKAHGWGHRERHASRRHTTQHLNPVKAGQPGAYGADGGTHEKNMREKGEESAPQCRSSRWHLGESQREHSLASVFHSVMVAMKSLPATFQREWSLVRKIYRQSGRVKHAQRLERAREAKLQKFGLSRRASSRKPLPSLVSMQQVVPTAECASALIKEVRRNLEKSMRDFQHASPALSFRRERLFPPGREFVVRSLARNPPFTTMALVAGRLLGGGSEAMVFAAEEIELPEKRDVFIGADDASRETSGEYLPRLLAIKIYLCEANLLDQPVKAAEEAEAVEWLQMAFWRLVPSCVDVLLSRQLGVAAPSWRYEWRTEST